The window TGCGGTGGCCCGTCAAATTGGGCGATCAGATCCGGCCACGCAGTCACGAAGGGCAAGGTGCGGGCGATCTCCTCTTCCACACTGATGGGGCCGCGATTCGTCCGCGCGCTTTCCGCCCCGATGTCAATGATGTCCGCGCCATCGCGCAGCATCATTTTAGCCTGGGCCAGGGCCTTTTCAGGATCCAGCGTGCCGTCACCACAAAAGGAGTCGTCATTGATGTTGACGATGCCCATCACCAGCGGGCGACGGGGAAACTCGATGACATGTTGGCGGGCTTTCCAGATCATAGGGGCCAGGTCTCCGGCAGAGGAACGATTGTCCGCTGACGGTTATGAAATCTTACGGTTTCGCGGTAGCCGACGCTACGCACAAAAGCGAGTGCGCGAGCAAAATCCGCCCCCACATCCGTAGGCTTGTGCGCATCGGAATTGATGACGATGGGCACGCCCGCGCTAAAGGCCATCTCTAGCATTGTCCGGGAGGGATAAAATTCACTCAGTCCTTTGCGCAGGCTCGCCGTGCTCACTTCCATCACACCGCCCGTATCGGCCAGGGCTTGGATCACAGGCTCATAGTAAGGCCGCAGATCGCCCGTCGGCAGCGCGCCAAAACGCTTCGCCAGATCCGGGTGGGCATGAAAGTCATACTGCTTCGTGCGCACCATTTTCTCATACAGCCGCCAATACTGCCGCCACATCATCTCGATCTCAGACGGCGTTTTGAAATGGTTCATGTACTTGGGGTCATCCACAGCCAAGTCATCCTGAATATAATGGACGCTGCCGATGAGGTAATCCCACGGGGCCAGCGCCGCCGTTTCATCCGTCCAGGCCTCACGGCCTTCCAGGTAGTCGCACTCCAGACTCAGGCGCACCGGGATGGTCACTCCCTGACGGGCCTCTTCCACCATATCTAGGTAACGAGGCAGGTCGCCCAGAC is drawn from Prosthecobacter algae and contains these coding sequences:
- a CDS encoding histidinol-phosphatase; translated protein: MLTDYHNHTPLCHHAEGDPIEYARHAESIGLAEIGISDHNPTQGHLDDWRMSLGDLPRYLDMVEEARQGVTIPVRLSLECDYLEGREAWTDETAALAPWDYLIGSVHYIQDDLAVDDPKYMNHFKTPSEIEMMWRQYWRLYEKMVRTKQYDFHAHPDLAKRFGALPTGDLRPYYEPVIQALADTGGVMEVSTASLRKGLSEFYPSRTMLEMAFSAGVPIVINSDAHKPTDVGADFARALAFVRSVGYRETVRFHNRQRTIVPLPETWPL